The following nucleotide sequence is from Scyliorhinus torazame isolate Kashiwa2021f chromosome 4, sScyTor2.1, whole genome shotgun sequence.
ctcatgtcgtttagtgctattgatttaatgtcattcctaattaacaaggcaactccgccccctctgcccacctctctgtcttttcgataggttgtgaatccctggatgtttaaatgccagtcctgaaccccctgcaaccatgtctctgtgatacctaccacatcatacctgccagtcacaatctgggccacaagctcatctaccttgttccgtacactgcgcgcatttaaatatagcacctttaattctctattgaccgtccctttttgttttcttagtgtggtggaccttggtttactgagcctttccatacactgtgtcatattttgtgggatgaggactattgtaacctctcctgagttctgtcttttcgtgcttttttgtattcctaagcagctacgcttcccactgattacttcacctcttggttccctgactttcccttccccacccccccccccaccccaatctttagtttaaagtccttttgaccaccctatttactcttttcgccagaacactggtcccagctcggttcaggtggagaccatcgcaacggtataggtcccccctgtcccaaaactgatgccagtgtcccatgaaaaggaacccctcattcccacaccactctttcagccacgtgttaacttcccttattcttgcctccctatgccaatttgcacgtagttcgggtagtaatccggagattatgacccttgaggacctgttttttgatTTGAATCCTAGCTtgctttttgtaatttgtttatgtgacatgcgggcgaatgtttggggtttggtgtgggtggggggggggggggggggggttcgttgttattgatatggggattgacatatttgttactgattattgtttattgttggtgggtgtaaatttgggagaaaatgtgaaaaaagaggagaataggaaattttttaaaaaaagaattcttaCTTTTGAGCTTtggagagggattccccagtgcaccATTGGGGTACACCTGACAAACGACGCCGGGAAACCAGGAAAGAAGTAGGGGTGGAGCGGCAATTGGCTAATTATTGTTGCTCCAAGTATTGTTCGAGACTTTATTCATCACTGGACCCCTGAATTATGGGCTACCTGATAGGCAACTGAGATACACCTCGGATCCTCTGGAAGCGCCGATGATTGTGCCTAGATGGTCATTACCCAGGGAGGTTTATTTCCCAATGCGCAACACCTTGGCTCCCCTCGTGAATGTCAACTGACAATTAAACTCCGAGTCTTGAGACAGTTATATGGCACTTAAATAAAAATTGACCTGGCTAGCTAACAAttaagaagttcgacaccatccatgaAACGCCAGTCCACTTGAGTGGCTGCATTTTCACCAGTTCCACACTCACGCCCACCACGGCAACGCTGTGGGGCGTTACTGTTTACTGTCTACAAAATGGTCTGCACCAATTTACCAAAGATCCATGAATAACAGCTTACTGTTATCGCGATCTCTACTCCCTGGAAGGTCAAGGAAACAGAATGCAATACCAGATTGAATTTCCCTCCCCCAAGTCAGACACCGTCATCATTTAGAACGTATTTTCCATTTCTTGGGTCAAAACACAGCAAGATATTCCTAACATCACCCTTGTTGTGCcatatgtgttgctgcaattggcgacagTTTCGCACCGTTATCTTCTCAGGGAAAATtgtggatggacaatgaatgctcagAAAGTTAGCGCTGCCCACACCCAACAAAAACAAATTTAGTTTCCCGTCACGCTGCCAATCTAATCTACCCGCTCTAGCTTTCCATTGTATTGTATCTCATACAGCTAAAGCGTTGTAATAGTAACAACCTCTGTCCCAGCGTATCTCTGTCTTCATCCTTGAATGGGTAACAACCCATTTTAGTAATCTGGATACATAGAGAATTAAAACGGGACACAGTTGCTTAGCATTCAATCATTCAGATTTATTTGCAAACATGCATTTGTTCTGTGTCTATATTCATCCTGAAATTTCGCCTGCACAGAAAAAAATTACAGGTGTCAATCCAATAAAAATACCAGCTGTATCATTCATTTTGCCACAATTACAGCATTGATATGCAAATATGTGAAGATATTTCAACTTGTTACTACTTTAGTAAGTTTTTGTCAATCAATTACAGTGGATGAGGGCGTGTTTTGTATCCATCAGTTCATCATTGTTATAGTTTTGGACATCTTCATTATGGTTTTCCTTAACCGTTCTTTACACAGGCGGAAGCAACTCCGTTCCATTTTACAAGTTCTCCAGAAAATCCCTCAATCATGGAGTATTCTGGTTTCGCTCCTCCATGACCTTGGCAAAGTCTTGGAGTCCTTCTGAAAATGTAGTGCACTGAACAAAGCAGAAACGTCTACTTCATGGGTAACCCTTATTGTGGATGTTTTGTGAGGAATTCCTGCTATCTACCGAAAGGATGTCGGTTTCAATTAAATTCCCGAAATCAACATATGCCAAGCTCAGCCCAAAAAGAAGGGTTTCTTCGGGAATACGCAAAGTCCTTTGCATAGCCTGGCCATCATTCCAGAAGCCCCAGATAAATCCCACGCACTAAAAATAGTGTGATAAATGTCGCAATTAGATATAGAATTATGTGTCTGTCGCAGTAATGCTACCAAAATCATTTATATTAAAGTATACTCATTATATGACTGCTCAAGCTGTGATTTTGTGACCTTTTGTGATGCCACTGATGGGGGGGATTGGGTATGTATGTTTTCCAtgtcagtcctgccctgtgtctgtttttcttTTAGTTTTATTTCTGGAGTTCTGCTCTAGTTTCTGAGGAAAGTTGGTGTGCTTCTCAGACTGGTGGCTGAAGGCGTCTCTCCCAAGGATTTTGTGAACAAACCTGTAAGCTACTGAGTACTAACTTCATGAATAAGTGACTTTTAACCTGTGTGCGGATTTTCCTTGATTGGAATTGTCGAAGTCGATGGACAAGTGGGCTGAACGAACCTTCTTTATTTTTATTTGTAGAGCCATTTAAATGTTGGTTGAACAGGTGTTTCTGTAATTGGACGTAAATGGGGGTacccctgtgttaataataaagtttgttcgaATATAAAACATCTGTAGTTGTCAGTTGATCCACTCGTGTTAGGGAGACAGGGTGGTGCAGGGGTTAGTTATGTTGTTTCATGGTGTCAAgagcccaggttcgaacccggccccgggtaactgtccgtgtggaacattctcccagtgcctgcgccgGTCTCACCCgctcaacccaaaatgatgtgcagggtaggtggattggccacgccgttAGGGGGGAAAAatgttgtgtactctaaatttattttaaaaagtaatctCTCCTGGAGAGAactatccttttctcacagttcaCAAATTGAAATAGTgtctcctaatataaattggggtctggtctgggtacCATAACGATAGTGATAGGTTTTCCAGATATGTCATATCAAACTCGATTCTTGAATTTCTTCATCGGACGTCCAGTTGTATCGTAGACAGAATGTTTGTTCACTATTCAATTGAGTGATTCTATGAAGGGAGAGGACGAAACATTCAGTGAAATAATGTCCTGAGTTAAATCGGGAGATTCGGCTAACTTCACCTCCCGTGAGAGACGAACTGGTCATGAGCAGCATTCGGAAATATCGTTCTGAATAACGGATCATTCTCTCCCCATGTGTCTGGCCAGTGCGTAAAATGCCAGTTTTTGCAGCTGCGAAGAACAAACAAACGTGTGATTTATATTGTTTACCCTTGATTTCCCAGGGATCATGGATGCTTTATTCTATTCATTCTGGAGCCATTAATCATTGGGTACAGTTCCCTTCGCAAAAGATCTTTGAACTGGATGCTTAATAACAATGTAATCAGCTGATTCAGAAGTGTCGATCAAATATCACCAAACGTGGCTTCATTCTTATTTGGGAAATTAATGGAACATGTTTCGATTGAAAACTGCAGATCCATTTTgatttaattttgtgaattcttttCAGCAATAAACTATGGGGCGGTTGGGACCATAGACATTACGAACTGCTGTACCTGCTCGGTGGTATCTTGTTAATTCCCAAATTCTGCTCCTGGCCTCCAATTTTGAAATTTATCAAGTCCTTATTCTATCCCCATTTTAAACTTACAATTGAAACTGCTCCGTTCAGTCTGTGTGCTTTAATTTACAACAACTCAGCTGTGAAAATAATCTTTTCGTACTATTGGCTCCATTATTTGTTCAAGGTTGAGACAGAGAGATTTTGGAAATACCGAGGAGTCCAGAGGATTGTCGAAGAGTAGAGTTGAGGACAACGTTAGAACAGCCTTGTTTTTTTCAATAATTCAGCAATACTTTACATGGAGATGGGAACCAAGGACAACAGCATCTAAAATGTTACGACCAACCACGAAACTATATGGTGATGGAAATCAGTGCCGCCAGAATCCACAGTGACCTTGAAGCCGAAATATCACTCCCTTTACAAGGTACCACAATTACTTCCCCGTCTTTGCCCATTTCCAGTTTCACCCGGATTCCCTGCTTCCTCTGCCCCATGAGAGAAATACTCTTCCCATATTTCCCGGAAGAGCTCTTTCCAACTCGAAACATCTCATAAGGTGGGATCAGAACCTCCTTCTGGCCTGGAAAACGGGAACACTGCGTGATGTTAGCACCGTACAGTGTGCGTATCTCGAATaaggtgttagatttggttgttttGTTAATGAAGCGAAGTGCAACATCTTTACTAAACGAGGAAGAAGTAAAGGATCCAAATCGCATCTCAGATCCCTCCGCGCCCTCAGCCTCAATTCTTATCCCTCTGTAACTCATCACTGCTGATTTTGTAGAATCATCTTTTAGTTTTTGCAGGGCAACAGTGAGCAGGTACTGAAAACTTTTGAATTTGAATTTCTTCGCATAGATTTCGTCAGTGGCTCCGTACTTTCTAACTTCTTCATTGAATATTTTGTTGAACGGGTTGCCTACAGGGTATTGTGCAGTATATGCGTAAACTGCTAGCATGTACTCCTTTCTAAGGCCACGAGGTATAGTGCAATTCATTTTCTCTTCTGCATTGCGCCAAATATCAGCAAATGTGTTGTTTTCTCTATTATGTTTGATGTTTTCTATTGCAATCTTATCGGATTCATCGCTCTGAATGAAGATGTAAGCTGCAGAGCTTTCCATCATTCCCAGGTGGATGACATTGTTCATTTCACTGACACTGGCCACAGAAAGTTCTTCGTCTGTAAAATAGAGAATAAATGTGACCTACTATCAGGACTTAAAAGGATATGTACATTGATTATCTAAGATGAAAACAGCTGCAAAGAACGAATAAAGGAGATATCACATTTATGTGAGATATTTCACACATTTGGAAGTCCACAAGTACTTTACACACAGCGAAGAAAATGTCTGAAGTGTATTTCTTCCTGTAAGTTGGGGAAATGATGTGTTTCTCAAATCAAGCACCCGCCAACAGAAACACCTTAAATTGCCACAATCTGTAGTTCACGTGATGTTTCGTAGAGCATTACTATTGGCCATGACTTTCGATGAGTTTCCCTGCATGTGCTTTAGGTAATGCTACGTGATGATTGACGCCAAGCTAAGGGTATGAACTCCAAATTTACACCTGCGACATTGTGTCCCCTCATCAGAAAACTGTATTTTTGTACTGAAACACTTTTTCAAAGTCCACATCGTTGTCGGAAATAACTAGTCATAACATTTAAACATAGATAGTTAATATAAATAATTTAAAATCAAGATAATAAGAATATAAAAATGACTAGCATTTGTCTGGAAGCTCGAAATACCTTAAACGTTGAATTGCATTTGTTAAGATGGGTAGGGATTTATAAGTTTGCAATTCTTCCTACTAATTTTCGATCATTTACGTGCTGTACATTATGGCATTTATTTCATTTATGTGCTGAATAATGTCCTATTTTAGTGCAAAGGACAAAGCTGAATCATTCACAACTGTGTTCAGCCATAAATACCGAGTGGATGCTCCATGCCTCTTTCCTcagggtccccagcatcacaagtgtcagtctgtcagtcttcaaccaatatgattcactccacgtgatacgaaggctatggaccctgacaatagtcCGTAAACAGTACTGAAAacattgtgctccagaacctgccacaCGCCTAGCCAAGCTGCTGCAGTACAGCTACAATGGCGCGGCACTGGGGGAAATTGCTCAGATGTGTCATGTGCACAAAAAACAGGACAGATCCCACACGAACCAATTGCCACCTTGTTAGTCTGCTCCCAATTGgcatcaaagtgatggaaggagtcagcaaCAGTGCATCAAGCAGCaactactcagcaataacctgttcatggCAGCTCATTTGGGTTCATCCAGGGTCACGCAAATTCTGACCTCATTCCAGTATTGGTTTCAACAAGATGTGAATGCAAGAGGTGAGGTCACAGTGACTGCACTTAACATCAAGAAACATTTAACAAGatctggcatcaaggagtcctagctaaagtggagtcaatgggagtcagaGTGAAATATCACCCCTGGATGAAGTCACACCTGGCACAGGGAAAGATGATTATGGTGGCTGGAGGACAGCACTTCAGGAATTCCTAGGGGTTGTGTCCTCGGCCGAACCGTCGTCAGCTGTTTCAtagatgaccttccttccatcataaggtcagaagtggggatgttcgcagatgactgcgcaCAATTCGGCATCAATTGTGACTCCACTGAAGATAAAGTAGTCCATGTTCAAATATAGCAAAATGTACGCAATATATAggtttgggctgaaaagtggcaagttacatttgcgccacacaagtgccaggcaatggccgtcTCCTACGGGAGAGGAACTAGCtaccgcccttgacattcaatggcattgccatcgctgaatcccccgccATCCAAatcctggcggttaccattgatctgaaactgaactgtactagccatattaatactgtgactaccagagcaggtaAAAGGCTCgatatcctacggcgagtaactcacctactcaccccccccccccctcaaaaaccgACAAACTGTGGCAGCCGTCtataccatctacaagctgcactgcaaaAACTTGTCAATGTACGTCAGGGCAGCACCTGCCAAACCCTCGACTACTAACACCTAGAGCAACAGATACGTGGGAAACCCACCGCCTGGTGGTTCCTCTCcgtgtcactcaccaccccgacttggaactatattgcagttccttcaaattcattgggtcaagatcctggaacaccctcccgtaCAGCAATGTGGATGTGCCGACACCTCAAAACTCCAGTGTCTCAAGAAAGCAGCTCGTCACCAGCATAAAGAGCaaactgggatgggcaataaatgctggcctaactaacgACGCCGACATCCCTAAAatgaataagaccataagagcataagacacaggaacagaactatgccactcggcccatcgactctgctccgccattcaatcatggcttatatttttAAGCAAGAaccttattaatcgagaacctatctatctctgtcttaaagacgctcagtgatttggaaccacagccttctgcggccaagtgttccacacattcaccaccctctggccgaagaaatgtttcctcacctgtgctttgaaggatcgtccctttagtcagaGATTGTGACTTCTGGTTCTAGTGTTTCCTATAAgtcgaaacatcctttccacgccactctatccaggcctcacaatatcctgtatgtttcaataaaatacccccctcatccttcaataATTATCGAAAAATATGAAAATCAAATCAACCAATGTAGTGGCATTGGAATCAAAGACATACCGTCTCTGTAGAATAATGTGGATACTTACACGTAAAGCATAGGAGGATAAACGGCATAAGATGCAAACTGTCCATGGTTTCTCTCTTCCCTTCTTCGTTACTCTGGGTTTGAACGGTATTTATTCAGGTTCTGCCTTTATTCTGAGGAATATTATTCAGTGAAGTTGAATGGTTTACTCTGGATATTCCGGCCAATAACCCTGAAAGTGAAACGAAAGGCATCTTAAAATCAGCTGTCTGTCTCCGTttcagttctctctctctttctttatagctttatcgctctctcactctcctcattcccctcagGCGTTTTCTGCCTGTCCGACCGCTACACTGCTAATGAGCGAATGTTCCAGCTTCTGCGCATTTCGCTCTCAGAATGACCGTCCCATGCGGTGAAAGATATATATTTGTTTTTATCCTCCCAGGCTCCTGGATATTTACAATGCACACAAAGGGGATTAAACAGATTATGCACTCCTGTTTCGTACTGTGCATCAGCGTCAACTTCTGTGCAATCGACGTGCTGATCAAATTGCTGCCTTGTGTAACCCAGTGACAACTCATGCGCATTTGCCTTGCACATGTCGTGAcagggataaagtaagccctttctAGACCTCCTTGGTGCAATAAGAAAAACTGAAGAAAATAAGAAAAACTGCGCCCACTGTCTCAGAAATTGGGCCAGTCTCTTAAAGGAAAGCTCGCGTCTTGCCCAAGTCCAGCAGTGGTGAACCTGTCATCAGCCACTGAAATGTTTAATAAAAGTGAAGGATACAAAAAACTAGTATATGCGCATTGGAAATATCGGAAGCAGACGGGGAAACATTCACATTACACACTATGACACCGCACAACGGCAAAAAAACAACCTGTAACACCAATGAACATCGCTAGCATAATAGTCAATGCAACGTAAAATTCCGCATGAAACTGCCCACAGCGAAGCCTAAAAGCAGAAATTATATATAATTGCAGTGAGTGAAAAATAAGATGTACAGATGGAGAAGCACTACATTCATTCTCCCATAACTACTTACGTTTTCATTGTTCATAATGCGATAGGATAGCAAGGGTGGCGGTTTAACATTTCAGCTGTAACATGGCGCATCCACCTCTATTATTCTCTCAGAAATGCAGCACCAGTTTGCCAGAGGTTGCCCAGTACTGTACATCGGCCAGCACAATATCTATCGTTCACAGGGTGGAGGTTCGCTTGCCAACTGCTTCAGAGGCAGTGTATCACTCTCCCGTATTGTTTTATTTGTCTCCAATGGTTTGGTTTCTCCACAATGCTGGATGTGGATAGCTATCGTCATTATGACgaagcggcgctctctcagcaatgTACTTCCAACaacgcagcatttcctcagtaataGAGCATGCAAATAACCGTGCTCCCTTAGTAACTCCTCTGCACGACAGTGGTTTGCAGGAAAATGAGAGCACAGAGATAGTATTGATGATTTCCCCCTCATTCAGCAATGCAAGACATTGTGACTTTTTTTTTACTGATAGTCAGTTAATCGTGCTGCTCAAAGATTGGCGTGCGACATAACGTTTTTCGCACATGTGACAGAGGCACAAGTATTGGGTAAAGTGGGAACAGTAAGAGTAGGAGGTGTTTCACAAACACGATCCTGCAACCACAGGAATCATagaatataatccctacagtggagaaggaggccattcggtccagcgAATCCGCACCGGACTTTGGAATAAATACCCTATTAAAGCCCCcttgcctccaccctttccccataaccgccCTAATCTTTtgtgcactaaggggcaattcagcatggccactccacctaacctgcacaactttggactgtgtgaggaaaccggagcacccggaggaaacttaccCAGTCATGGGAGAAATCGCAAACTCCACAGAGATCAGGCGATGGAATATGTGACAAATTGATGGGACCATGGTATCAATAACGAAATTCACAATCGAAGTGTGGATGAAAGCAGAGTATACAAATTCAGAAGTGGGGCAGCAGGTaagaagttcatagaatcataggaatcACAGAAAGGTCACAGCACAGGCGGAAACCGATCAGCCCATCTAGCCAGCCCGGGGACGTGTTCTTTCTATTCCCACATTCCAGAACTGACCCATTGCCCTGTAACTTAGAGCACTGAAGGTGCAGATACAGGTATAttcactgcctcctccaccaactcgggcagcgaattccagactcccactacccactGTGAAAACCGTTTACTTCAGGGTCCCTCTACACCTTCCATCTCGTATcttgaatccatgtcccctggttctagaattcaccAAAtatgaaacaattttatcctggccaatctatctattcccctcataattctgtaaacCTCAAGTAAGTCACTGTTCAGCCTTATTTGTATCAAGGAAAATAACCACAACCTAACCAATCTCTCCTAGTAGCCACAATTTCTCCCCCtggtaacattcttgtaaacctcctctggagtcTCTCCAGAACAATAGCATCCTTACAGTAATGTGGCgaacagaactgaacacaatattccagttgtggcctcaccagtgttttgtaGAATTCTAACGTTATAGCCTTACTTTTATGTTTTGtaactctgccaatgaaggagaacattccatatgctttcttaacgacCTTGTCTGTTTCAACTGCTACCTTAAGAAACCTGGGTGCACTtgcacgccaagatctctcacttaatTTACCCATCTTACtacattcccatttattgtgtatttccTTCAACTGTTCAACCTCTCTAAATGCATGACCtcgcacttctctgtgttaaattccatttccagctttatcgcccactccaacaATCCATCTATATTGTTTTGAAGATTATagttttcctctacactgtccaccactcggccaatctttgtgttacCTGCAGATTTCCCAATCCCGTTCACCacccacgttcacgtccaaatcgttaatatataacacaaacagttagGACCCCAAAACCGagatctgtggaacaccacttgaaacaactttccaattgcaagtacAACCATCGGCTCTGTGTTCCTGTAATGTTTtatcagtttgccacattgccctctaTTCTATGGGATTTCAATTTCTTGACCAATCTAtcatgtggaactttgtcaaacgtCTTGCTTAAATAAATGTAAACCACGTCCACTGCACTGCCTTCATCAactcttcttgtcacttcctcaaatagttCGATCAAATTTAGGAggaaagaccttcctttaacaatctATTCTGACGATCCCTGACTAGtctatgcctttctatgtgacagttaatcctatctctcacgaTTGATTCTACTTATTTTCCCACTACTGATGTAAGACTAAGTGTCTATAATTTCTGCGGCATTTCTGCGATCCTTATTTAAACaatgtgtggtagtctgtattaggggtattacggtacctaggatgaggctgtaagaccattggtgtgggaggtacctgagacatgaaacctgcctgttggttccgccccgaaaggtggagtataagagtctgtacactctgtacctgcgctgctggggaaaacatcaagtccaataaagccttcaattggcataaaatctcgcttctggagttattgatcgagcatcaatttattggactaaattttaaagaatggagctctgaatcaagtcggagtgtctgcaactcagcccccatgtggcaaactcagcgacaaccttcaaacactggctggcgtgcttcaaagggtatctcaggacggccacgactgtgcccacggaggaccagaaactgaacGTTCTCCACTcgtgggtgagcccagagatctac
It contains:
- the LOC140410169 gene encoding erythroblast NAD(P)(+)--arginine ADP-ribosyltransferase-like isoform X1: MDSLHLMPFILLCFTYEELSVASVSEMNNVIHLGMMESSAAYIFIQSDESDKIAIENIKHNRENNTFADIWRNAEEKMNCTIPRGLRKEYMLAVYAYTAQYPVGNPFNKIFNEEVRKYGATDEIYAKKFKFKSFQYLLTVALQKLKDDSTKSAVMSYRGIRIEAEGAEGSEMRFGSFTSSSFSKDVALRFINKTTKSNTLFEIRTLYGANITQCSRFPGQKEVLIPPYEMFRVGKSSSGKYGKSISLMGQRKQGIRVKLEMGKDGEVIVVPCKGSDISASRSLWILAALISITI